From the genome of Neomonachus schauinslandi chromosome 5, ASM220157v2, whole genome shotgun sequence, one region includes:
- the NOP2 gene encoding probable 28S rRNA (cytosine(4447)-C(5))-methyltransferase: protein MGRKLDPTKKEKRGPGRKARKQKGAETELARFLPAAGDENSKRLSSRARKRAAKRKLGSAEALETQKFLGAKPLPGKLPKGISGGAVQTPRKMGAQSLFHATQGKKRPAPAHSSEEEGEEEDSEEDGVLNQGDLWGSEDSDADMIDDYGADSDLEDEDEGEELLPIERAAQKQKAQEAVAGGQWSEEETEEEEEEEEEKRSPESGPQKDDETDGGLQINVDEEEPFVLPPAGEMEQDAQAPDLQRIHKRIQDIVGVLRDFGTQREEGRSRSEYLHRLQKDLATYYSYGDFLLGKLVDLFPLSELVEFLEANEVPRPITLRTNTLKTRRRDLAQALINRGVNLDPLGKWSKTGLVVYDSSVPIGATPEYLAGHYMLQGASSMLPVMALAPQEHERILDMCCAPGGKTSYIAQLMKNTGVILANDANAERLKSVVGNLHRLGVTNTVISHYDGRQFPKVVGGFDRVLLDAPCSGTGVISKDPAVKTNKDEKDILRCAHLQKELLLSAIDSVNATSKTGGYLVYCTCSIMVEENEWVVDYALKKRNVRLVPTGLDFGQEGFTRFRERRFHPTLRSTRRFYPHTHNMDGFFIAKFKKFSNSVPQSQTGNSSAATPTNLDLPEVKGQVTPKPEGSSQPAKKAGVAVKAKQQLEKRQHPKKASFQKQNGISKGTDSGLSPVSCDTKSQASSKVQDSSQPAREAEVIRRPKAAKKLKQKSATPLSSKKVAFRKQNGPPKGTDTEVSLSKTQATLKPEDCDQSLRNAKGAEKLKQQLPEQPSKRAAFQKQNGTPKGLETSTMSSRGSSRPPPAKRRKSQSRGSSRPVLS, encoded by the exons ATGGGGCGCAAGTTGGACCCTACGAAGAAGGAGAAGCGCGGGCCAGGCCGTAAGGCCCGGAAACAGAAGGGTGCTGAGACCGAACTCGCAAGGTTCTTGCCTGCAG ctggTGATGAAAATTCTAAGAGGCTGTCTAGTCGTGCTCGAAAAAG GGCAGCCAAGAGGAAGTTGGGTTCTGCTGAAGCCCTTGAGACGCAGAAGTTCCTTGGGGCCAAACCATTGCCTGGAAAGCTACCCAAAG GAATCTCTGGAGGAGCTGTCCAGACCCCCAGAAAGATGGGAGCCCAGTCCTTATTTCATGCTACTCAAGGCAAGAAGCGTCCAGCACCAGCCCATAGCAgcgaggaggaaggggaggaggaagactcTGAAGAGGATGGTGTGCTGAACCAGGGAGACCTCTGGGGCTCCGAGGACAGTGATGCCGATATGATAGATGACTATGGTGCTGACTCCGACTTGGAGGACGAGGATGAAGGTGAAGAG CTGCTGCCCATTGAGAGGGCTGCTCAGAAGCAAAAGGCCCAGGAAGCTGTGGCTGG GGGCCAGTGGAGtgaggaggagactgaggaggaggaggaagaggaagaggagaaaaggtcACCTGAGTCAGGCCCCCAAAAGGATGATGAGACAGATGGGGGCTTACAGATCAATGTGGATGAGGAGGAGCCCTTTGTGCTGCCCCCTGCTGGGGAGATGGAGCAGG ATGCCCAGGCTCCAGACTTGCAACGAATTCACAAGCGCATCCAGGATATAGTGGGAGTGCTGCGTGATTTTGGGACTCAGCGGGAGGAAGGTCGATCTCGTTCTGAGTATCTGCACCGGCTTCAGAAGGATCTGGCCACTTACTACTCCTATGGAGACTTCCTGCTTGGCAAGCTCGTGGACCTCTTCCCTCTGTCTGAG CTGGTGGAGTTCTTAGAAGCTAATGAGGTGCCTCGGCCCATCACCCTCAGGACCAATACCTTGAAAACCCGGCGCCGAGACCTTGCTCAG GCGCTAATTAATCGTGGAGTTAACCTGGATCCCCTGGGCAAGTGGTCAAAGACTGGACTGGTGGTATACGATTCTTCTGTGCCCATTG GTGCTACCCCTGAGTACCTGGCTGGGCACTATATGCTTCAGGGAGCCTCCAGTATGCTGCCGGTCATGGCCTTGGCGCCCCAGGAGCACGAGCGGATCCTGGACATGTGTTGTGCCCCTGGAGGAAAAACTAGCTACATAG CCCAGCTGATGAAGAACACAGGTGTGATTCTTGCCAATGATGCCAATGCTGAGCGGCTCAAGAGTGTCGTGGGAAATCTGCACCGGTTGGGAGTCACCAACACCGTCATCAGCCACTACGATGGGCGCCAGTTTCCCAAG GTGGTGGGGGGCTTTGACCGAGTACTTTTGGATGCTCCCTGTAGTGGCACTGGGGTCATCTCCAAAGACCCAGCTGTGAAGACTAACAAG GATGAGAAGGACATCTTGCGCTGTGCTCACCTTCAGAAGGAGTTGCTCCTGAGTGCTATTGACTCTGTCAATGCCACGTCCAAGACAGGAGGCTACCTAGTCTACTGCACCTGTTCCATCATG GTGGAAGAGAATGAGTGGGTGGTAGACTATGCCCTGAAAAAGAGGAACGTGCGGTTGGTGCCCACAGGTCTAGACTTTGGCCAGGAGGGTTTTACTCGCTTTCGAGAAAGGCGCTTCCACCCCACCCTGCGTTCTACCCGCCGCTTCTACCCTCACACCCACAATATGGATGGTTTCTTCATTGCCAAGTTCAAGAAATTCTCTAATTCTGTCCCCCAGTCCCAAACAG GAAATTCTTCAGCGGCCACCCCTACAAACCTAGACTTGCCTGAGGTGAAAGGTCAGGTGACCCCCAAGCCTGAGGGCAGCAGCCAGCCTGCCAAGAAGGCCGGAGTGGCTGTGAAAGCAAAGCAGCAGTTGGAGAAACGGCAACATCCCAAGAAGGCCTCTTTCCAGAAGCAGAATGGCATCTCCAAAGGGACAGACTCAGGATTATCCCCTGTATCTTGTGACACAAAGTCCCAAGCTTCTTCTAAGGTCCAAGATAGCAGTCAGCCAGCTCGAGAAGCTGAAGTGATCAGGAGACCAAAGGCAGCtaagaaattaaagcaaaagtCAGCTACGCCACTGTCCTCCAAGAAAGTCGCCTTCCGGAAACAGAATGGTCCTCCTAAGGGCACGGACACAGAAGTGTCCCTTTCCAAGACCCAGGCCACTCTGAAGCCTGAGGACTGTGATCAGTCCCTTCGAAATGCCAAAGGGGCTGAGAAGCTAAAGCAGCAGTTGCCAGAACAGCCTTCTAAGAGAGCTGCTTTCCAGAAACAGAATGGCACCCCCAAGGGACTGGAGACTTCCACCATGTCCTCCCGTGGTTCCAGCCGGCCCCCACCAGCAAAGAGGAGAAAATCTCAGTCCAGAGGCAGCAGCCGTCCAGTGTTGTCTTAG